CCTCGGCACGGTCATCGGCGACATCAACTCCCGCCGCGGCCAGATCCAGGCCCAGGAGGAGAGGCACGGCGACCTGGTGGTCAACGCCCTGGTGCCGCTGTCCGAGATGTTCGGGTACGTTGGGGACCTGCGGTCGAAGACCTCAGGCCAGGCGTCCTACTCCATGGAGTTCGACTCCTACGCCGAGGTCCCGAACAACGTCGCCGAAGAGATCGTCAAGAAGGTCCGCGGCGAGTAGCCCCGGCCTCACCGCACCTGTCGCCCCGTCGAGACTGGGCGTCATCAGCTTCAACGAGACACAGAAACAAACAACAGGAGGAGCCCACCGTGGCCAAGGCTAAGTTCGAGCGGACTAAGCCGCACGTCAACATCGGAACCATCGGTCACATCGACCACGGTAAGACGACGCTGACCGCAGCTATCACCAAGGTGCTGCACGACAAGTACCCGGACCTCAACCCCTTCACGCCGTTCGACCAGATCGACAAGGCACCGGAGGAGCGGCAGCGCGGCATCACGATCTCGATCGCGCACGTCGAGTACCAGACCGAGAGCCGGCACTACGCCCACGTGGACTGCCCCGGTCACGCCGACTACATCAAGAACATGATCACCGGTGCCGCGCAGATGGACGGCGCGATCCTCGTGGTCGCCGCCACCGACGGCCCGATGCCGCAGACCAAGGAGCACGTCCTCCTGGCCCGCCAGGTCGGCGTCCCCGCGATCGTCGTCGCGCTGAACAAGTGCGACATGGTCGACGACGAGGAGCTCATCGAGCTCGTCGAGATGGAGGTGCGCGAGCTCCTCTCCGAGTACGACTTCCCCGGTGACGACCTGCCGGTCGTCCGTGTGGCCGCCTTCCCGGCCCTCAACGGTGACGCCAAGTGGGGCGAGTCGGTCGCCGAGCTCATGCAGGCCGTCGACGACTACATCCCCCAGCCGGAGCGCGACATCGACAAGCCGTTCCTCATGCCCGTCGAGGACGTCTTCACGATCACCGGTCGTGGCACGGTCATCACCGGCCGCATCGAGCGCGGTGTGGTCAAGGTGAACGAGGAGGTCGAGATCATCGGCATCCGCGAGAAGTCGATGAAGAGCACCGTCACCGGTGTCGAGATGTTCCGCAAGCTGCTCGACGAGGGCCAGGCGGGCGAGAACGTCGGTCTGCTCCTCCGCGGCACCAAGCGCGAGGACGTCGAGCGCGGCATGGTCGTGATCAAGCCGGGCACCACCACCCCGCACACGAACTTCGAGGCGTCGGTCTACATCCTGTCGAAGGAGGAGGGCGGCCGTCACACGCCGTTCTTCAACAACTACCGCCCGCAGTTCTACTTCCGCACCACCGACGTGACCGGCGTCGTGACCCTCCCCGAGGGCACCGAGATGGTCATGCCGGGCGACAACACCGAGATGTCGGTCGAGCTCATCCAGCCGATCGCCATGGAGGACGGCCTGAAGTTCGCCATCCGTGAGGGTGGCCGGACCGTCGGCGCGGGTCGCGTCACCAAGATCACCAAGTGATCCCCGGCCGGTCACCCTGGTGACCGGCCCCGCAGGACCACGAAGGGCCCCGACTCCGGTCGGGGCCCTTCGCCATGTCCCCCGAGAGGAGCCCCATGGATCGCGAGGCGTCGTACGACGGCGGCGTGCGCCGCGCGCACCCGTCCGCGGGACTGACCCCCGACGGCCGCCGGATGCAGGTGGTGACCAGCTACACCCGTCGCGGCAGCCGGCTCACCAGCGGGCAGCAGGCCGCGTGGGAGCGTCGCTCCGGCCAGTGGCTGGTCCCTGACGCGGTGGCGTCCGAGGGGCACCTGGACCAGCGCCGCTACTGGGGGCGTGCGGCACCGGACGGGCTGGTGATGGAGATCGGCTCCGGCAACGGGGAGGTGGTGGCCGCGCTGGCCGCCGAGCGGCCCGAGGCCAACGTCCTGGCGTGCGAGGTCTGGCGTCCCGGGGTGGCGGCGACCTTCCTGCGGCTGGAGGAGACCGGGCTCACCAACGTGCGGCTGCTGGCGCTGGACGCGGTCTGGGTGCTCGAGCACCTGCTGCGGCCCGGTGAGCTCGCCGAGCTGTGGACGTTCTTCCCCGACCCGTGGCACAAGGCCCGTCACCACAAGCGGCGCCTGGTGACGCCCCGGGTGGCGGCGCTGGTCGCGGACCGCCTCCGACCGGGCGGGGTCTGGCGCATCGCCACGGACTGGCCGGACTACGCCGAGCAGGTCGACGAGGTCCTGGCCGGCGAGCCGCGCCTGGTCGGCGGTCGCACCGAGCGCTGGGCCGAGCGGCCGGTGACGAAGTTCGAGCGACGGGGACTGGCCGAGGGGCGCCCGATCGCCGACTGGACGGCGACCCGGGAGCCCTGACCAGGCCGCGTCTCGCAGAGATCGTGCGACTATTCACAGTGTGTATTCATGTGGTGTACAGTCGGCCCATGACGGTCTCCCACGTGCTCCTGGGCATCCTGGCCGACGGCCCGGCCCACGGGTACGACCTCAAGCGCGTGCACGACAGACGGTTCGCCGGAGCGCGGCCGCTGGCGTTCGGCCAGGTGTACGCCGCGCTGTCCAGGCTCGAGCGCGACGGCCTCGTCGTCGTGGCGGGGACGGCCACCGATGGCGGGCCGGAGCGGACGACGTACGCCATCACCGACGGGGGACGGGCCTCCCTCGACTCCTGGCTGGCCACCAGCGAGCCGGCCGGTCCCTACGCAGCGGACGAGATGGTGCGCAAGGTCGTCACCGCTCTCGCGCTGGGCGCCGGAGCGGTCGACGTGCTCGACCGGCAGCGCGTCGCCCACCTGGCCGAGATGCGGCGGCTGCTCGCCGAGCAGTCCGCGGCGACCGACGTGTCCACCCGGATCGTCCTCGACCACGCCGTCTCCCACCTCGACGCCGACCTCCGGTGGCTCGAGACCTCCGCCGACCGGATCCGCACCACTCAGGGGGCCCTCCGATGACCGCGACCGACCTCACCGAGCCCAGGACCACCCCGGTCCTCGAGGTGGACGACGTGCACAAGACGTTCGGGCGTGACGAGGCCCTGCGGGGAGCCTCGCTCACCGTCGCCGCGGGCGAGGTGGTCGCGCTCACCGGGCCGTCCGGCAGCGGCAAGTCCACCCTCCTGCACTGTGCCGTGGGGCTGCTGGCCGCCGACAGCGGCGTGGTCCGGGTGCTCGACCGCGACCTGGGCACGATGCGGGACGCCGACCGATCCCGCCTGCGGCGCCGCGAGGTCGGCCTGGTGCTGCAGTTCGGCCAGCTCGCCCCCGAGCTGACCGCGGCGCAGAACGTCGCCCTCCCGCTGCTCCTCGAGCGCCGGTCACGGCGCGCGGCGTTCGCTGCCGCGGAGCAGTGGCTCGAGCGGGCGGGCGTCCCGGACGTCGGCGACGCCCTGCCGGGGGAGCTCTCGGGCGGCCAGCAGCAGCGCGTGGCCGTCGCCCGCGCGCTGGTCACGCAGCCCCTGCTGGTCTGCGCCGACGAGCCCACGGGTGCGCTGGACGCGCTCACCGGCGAGGCCCTCCTCGGGCTGCTGCTCGAGGTAGGGGCCGAGACGGGGGCCGGCCTGCTCCTGGTCACCCACGACAACCGCGTGGCCGCGCGGGCCGACCGCGAGGTCGTCCTGCGCGACGGTCGCACCAGCGCCGGGGTCGTGGCATGAGCGGCTTCGGGGGCACCGCGCTCCTCCGGCTCGGGCCGCGCCGCCACCGCCCGGTGGCCCGGCCGGTCGTCGTCGCCTTCTGCGTGGCGCTCGTCGCGGCGCTCGCGCTGGTCGCGATCACGGTCGCGCTCCTGCCAGCAGGCACCTGGCAGGCGGGCTCCAACCTGGTCAACGACCCCGGGGTCCGTGGGGGGTACGTCGTCGGGCTGGCCCTGTGCTGCCTCGGTCCCCTCGCGCTCCTGTGGCAGGTGCTGCGGCTGGGCGCCGCCGCGCGCGCACGGCACCTCGCCGCGCTCCGCACCGCCGGTGCGACGGCGGCCGACGCCCGGGTGGAGGCCGCGGTGGCCACCGCCCTCCCCTCGGTGGTCGGCGCCCTGCTCGGCACCCCGCTCTACCTCCTCGCCCGGCACCTGCTGGGCGCCGTCCCCCCGGGGTCCAGCACTTCCCGGATGAGCGAGTTCGAGCTCCAGCTCCGGGTGGTGCCCACGGCGACCGCACCCACGTGGTGGCAGGTGCTGCTCGTCGTCCTGCTCCTCGGTGCCCTGGGGGCGGCCGCCGGCGCTGCCACGGCCGGTGCGGCGGTCCGCGATCCCCTCGGCACCTCACGACGTGTGTCGGGCCGAGCGCCGCGCCCCTGGAGCCTCCTGCTGCTCGTGCCCGGCGTGGGGCTGGTCGGGGCCATGGTGCTGGGGGACGTCAACGGGTCGGTCGCCTCCCAGGTCCTCGGCAGCCTCGCCGTGACCTGCCTCGCGCTCGCCTTCCTCGGGCTCGGGCCGAGCGTCGCCCACCGCATGGGCCGCCGCCTCTCGAGGACCGCCACGTCTCCCTCGACGATGCTCGCGGCCGCCCGGCTGCGCACCGACCCGCGGTCGACGGGCCGGGCGGCCGCCGCCGTCGGCACCGTGGCTCTCGCCGCCGGCGTGTGTGCGTGGTTCATCGCCTCGCTCGGCGGCAGTGGCAACGGCGGCGACCCGATCTACGTCGTGCCGGCCCTCATGGTGCTGGCCGTGCTCGGTGTGTCGCTGCTCCTCGTGGCGGTCTCGTTGGCCGCGCACGGCGTCGAGACCGCGGCCGACCGTCGACGGGCCTTCGCTGCGCTGGGGGCGCAAGGGGCGACCGTCGGGGACCTGGTCGCTGCCCACCGTCGCGAGGCC
This genomic window from Nocardioides marmoribigeumensis contains:
- the tuf gene encoding elongation factor Tu — its product is MAKAKFERTKPHVNIGTIGHIDHGKTTLTAAITKVLHDKYPDLNPFTPFDQIDKAPEERQRGITISIAHVEYQTESRHYAHVDCPGHADYIKNMITGAAQMDGAILVVAATDGPMPQTKEHVLLARQVGVPAIVVALNKCDMVDDEELIELVEMEVRELLSEYDFPGDDLPVVRVAAFPALNGDAKWGESVAELMQAVDDYIPQPERDIDKPFLMPVEDVFTITGRGTVITGRIERGVVKVNEEVEIIGIREKSMKSTVTGVEMFRKLLDEGQAGENVGLLLRGTKREDVERGMVVIKPGTTTPHTNFEASVYILSKEEGGRHTPFFNNYRPQFYFRTTDVTGVVTLPEGTEMVMPGDNTEMSVELIQPIAMEDGLKFAIREGGRTVGAGRVTKITK
- the trmB gene encoding tRNA (guanosine(46)-N7)-methyltransferase TrmB; this translates as MDREASYDGGVRRAHPSAGLTPDGRRMQVVTSYTRRGSRLTSGQQAAWERRSGQWLVPDAVASEGHLDQRRYWGRAAPDGLVMEIGSGNGEVVAALAAERPEANVLACEVWRPGVAATFLRLEETGLTNVRLLALDAVWVLEHLLRPGELAELWTFFPDPWHKARHHKRRLVTPRVAALVADRLRPGGVWRIATDWPDYAEQVDEVLAGEPRLVGGRTERWAERPVTKFERRGLAEGRPIADWTATREP
- a CDS encoding PadR family transcriptional regulator; translated protein: MTVSHVLLGILADGPAHGYDLKRVHDRRFAGARPLAFGQVYAALSRLERDGLVVVAGTATDGGPERTTYAITDGGRASLDSWLATSEPAGPYAADEMVRKVVTALALGAGAVDVLDRQRVAHLAEMRRLLAEQSAATDVSTRIVLDHAVSHLDADLRWLETSADRIRTTQGALR
- a CDS encoding ABC transporter ATP-binding protein, which produces MTATDLTEPRTTPVLEVDDVHKTFGRDEALRGASLTVAAGEVVALTGPSGSGKSTLLHCAVGLLAADSGVVRVLDRDLGTMRDADRSRLRRREVGLVLQFGQLAPELTAAQNVALPLLLERRSRRAAFAAAEQWLERAGVPDVGDALPGELSGGQQQRVAVARALVTQPLLVCADEPTGALDALTGEALLGLLLEVGAETGAGLLLVTHDNRVAARADREVVLRDGRTSAGVVA
- a CDS encoding FtsX-like permease family protein — encoded protein: MSGFGGTALLRLGPRRHRPVARPVVVAFCVALVAALALVAITVALLPAGTWQAGSNLVNDPGVRGGYVVGLALCCLGPLALLWQVLRLGAAARARHLAALRTAGATAADARVEAAVATALPSVVGALLGTPLYLLARHLLGAVPPGSSTSRMSEFELQLRVVPTATAPTWWQVLLVVLLLGALGAAAGAATAGAAVRDPLGTSRRVSGRAPRPWSLLLLVPGVGLVGAMVLGDVNGSVASQVLGSLAVTCLALAFLGLGPSVAHRMGRRLSRTATSPSTMLAAARLRTDPRSTGRAAAAVGTVALAAGVCAWFIASLGGSGNGGDPIYVVPALMVLAVLGVSLLLVAVSLAAHGVETAADRRRAFAALGAQGATVGDLVAAHRREAELVVLPLAALGVTAGIVPVAFDHPSGGSVGLALGVAVGTLVLCWLAVAVSTALARPAIRRACRPENLRNG